Proteins encoded together in one Cicer arietinum cultivar CDC Frontier isolate Library 1 chromosome 4, Cicar.CDCFrontier_v2.0, whole genome shotgun sequence window:
- the LOC101491766 gene encoding uncharacterized protein gives MAILSSLAIPSTTPKFRFQPFRCQPYHIRRCSGIHRRRPTIYTPTTSIKASPAEDHNEPNEVKMQIGIVKEKLKEAMPSSVQEFPWRKAQHTLLDRLLLLVQEALKWSLIIYFIFGSLSDVVYTFFINWELIIPVGLFVGCLMADFFKEISQELFRGSEENDLKLRRLGLCFLFVFVKFTSTWFATQPRVFFLHVANGGLMQLLWYWRNLMEDAKNRQENSTASAFGA, from the exons TTTCAGCCGTTTCGATGCCAACCCTATCATATCCGTAGATGCTCAGGAATTCATCGTCGTCGTCCAACAATTTATACTCCTACAACTTCAATTAAAGCATCACCGGCAGAAGACCATAATGAGCCTAATGAAGTTAAGATGCAGATTGGGATCGTGAAGGAGAAACTCAAAGAAGCAATGCCAAGCTCGGTTCAAGAATTTCCTTGGAGAAAAGCTCAACATACACTTCTAGACAGACTACTTCTTCTTGTACAGGAGGCATTAAAGTGGTctcttattatatattttatctttggtTCTTTATCGGATGTTGTATATACATTCTTTATAAATTGGGAACTAATCATTCCAGTTGGCCTCTTTGTTGGCTGCCTTATGGCTGATTTCTTCAAGGAAATATCCCAGGAACTGTTTCGTGGATCCGAG gagaatgatttgaaattgCGTCGTTTGGGCTTGTGTTTCCTTTTTGTGTTTGTCAAGTTTACATCGACATGGTTTGCAACACAACCAAGGGTGTTTTTTTTGCATGTTGCAAATGGTGGACTGATGCAGCTACTGTGGTATTGGAGAAATTTAATGGAAGATGCAAAGAACAGACAGGAAAATAGCACGGCTTCCGCTTTCGGAGCATAG